In the genome of Thermoanaerobaculia bacterium, one region contains:
- a CDS encoding glucodextranase DOMON-like domain-containing protein codes for MRRRSLLVFALFAAANLAPRRSRGAGDIFRLTDPRGDDHGSGSLVYPLRDDLHPGDLDLVSLVAKEDPQGTLFEATFAHPIAPPPRRPIDELGQTLDRVARHGFYTFNLDVYIDTDRVPGSGQLALLPGRRAEVDPSTAWDKAICLTPRPALAHDMMGDFLKGYARRDMKARLGRIDSAEFETIKKGIERDLDSRIFFPTQVRVEGAKVSFVVPVSFLLGRAKADWSYVVVVTAADFDPRASATATLGLTEGPADNLMIVPVAATPSPGRFGGAPEEDEFAPPLVDIVVPPGKSQEAVLKDYDPAKKRLVRLPGVVPAETR; via the coding sequence ATGCGCCGACGTTCTCTCCTCGTATTCGCCCTGTTCGCGGCGGCGAACCTCGCGCCGCGCCGCTCCCGGGGGGCCGGCGACATCTTCCGGCTGACCGATCCGCGCGGCGACGACCACGGGTCGGGCTCGCTCGTCTATCCACTCCGCGACGATCTTCATCCGGGGGACCTCGACCTCGTCTCGCTCGTCGCGAAGGAGGACCCGCAGGGGACGCTCTTCGAAGCGACGTTCGCCCACCCGATCGCCCCGCCGCCTCGGCGGCCGATCGACGAGCTCGGGCAGACGCTCGACCGCGTCGCCCGCCACGGCTTCTACACGTTCAATCTGGACGTCTACATCGACACCGACCGGGTCCCCGGCTCCGGCCAGCTCGCGCTGCTGCCGGGCCGCCGGGCCGAGGTCGATCCCTCCACCGCGTGGGACAAAGCGATCTGCCTGACCCCCCGGCCCGCGCTGGCGCACGACATGATGGGGGACTTCCTGAAGGGCTATGCGCGTCGCGACATGAAAGCGAGGCTCGGCCGGATCGACTCCGCCGAGTTCGAGACGATCAAGAAGGGGATCGAACGGGACCTCGACTCGCGGATCTTCTTTCCGACGCAGGTGCGCGTCGAGGGCGCGAAGGTTTCTTTCGTCGTCCCCGTCTCCTTCCTCCTCGGGAGAGCGAAGGCCGACTGGAGCTACGTCGTCGTGGTGACCGCCGCGGACTTCGATCCCCGAGCGAGCGCGACGGCGACGCTCGGCCTGACGGAAGGGCCGGCCGACAATCTGATGATCGTTCCCGTCGCCGCGACGCCGTCTCCGGGCCGGTTCGGCGGCGCGCCGGAAGAGGACGAATTCGCTCCACCTCTGGTCGACATCGTGGTTCCTCCGGGGAAATCGCAGGAAGCGGTCCTCAAAGACTACGATCCCGCCAAGAAGCGCCTCGTGAGACTGCCCGGAGTGGTCCCCGCCGAAAC